The sequence GCTTTCCCTGTCGATGCCTCTCGCCGGTGCCGAATACGGCCACGACGTCATCGAACCGTGGCTGTGGGGACTCCTGCCCGACAACGAGAATGTGCTCGCTCGGTGGGCCAGGCACTTCCACGTCTCCGCACGCAGCGCGTTCTCCCTGCTGCGGGCTACGGGCGAGGATTGTCCCGGTGGAGTCCAGTTTGCGGCGCCGGACCGCGTCGACCGCCTGCTGGGCGCGCAAACCCAAGCGGTCGACTGGCTGACGGAGGAGCAGGTCGGCGCCCGCGTGGGCGCGCTGAACGAGGACGGGAGCGCCTGGCGTCTCCCCGGGGATGCCGGTTGGTTCAGCTTGGCAGGTGCGCAGGCCAAGACGGCTCTGTTCTTCGCCGACGGGCGATGGGGAGTGCCTCGCGGTCGAACGCCCACGACACACATTCTGAAACCTCCGGCTCCCGGCTTTCCCGGGCACTGCGAGAACGAATACCTCTGCCTGACGCTGGCCCGCGCGCTCGGAATCCCGGCGGCTCGCTCGCGGGTACATCGTTTCGGCGAAGAGCCGGCGCTCGTGGTGGAACGGTACGACCGGGTAAGCACTGTTGACGGAATCGTGCGAGTCCACCAGGAAGATCTCTGCCAAGTTCTGGGTCTGGCTCCGACGGCCAAGTACGAGAGCGACGGCGGTCCCGGCTGCGGCCGCATGGTCCTGGCAATTCGGACCTACTCCAGCCGCCCCGGGGACGATCTCCGGACCTTCGTCCGCGCACTTGCACTGAACTGGATCATCGGTGGGACCGACGCCCATGCGAAGAACTTCTCCTTACTGATCGGTGCCGGCGGGAGAGCAACCCTCGCCCCTCTCTACGACGTAGCTAGTTCTCGTCCG is a genomic window of Candidatus Palauibacter scopulicola containing:
- a CDS encoding type II toxin-antitoxin system HipA family toxin, coding for MTERLVAVANGEVMGYVMRQERGRLAFSYDEAWRQTWDAYPLSLSMPLAGAEYGHDVIEPWLWGLLPDNENVLARWARHFHVSARSAFSLLRATGEDCPGGVQFAAPDRVDRLLGAQTQAVDWLTEEQVGARVGALNEDGSAWRLPGDAGWFSLAGAQAKTALFFADGRWGVPRGRTPTTHILKPPAPGFPGHCENEYLCLTLARALGIPAARSRVHRFGEEPALVVERYDRVSTVDGIVRVHQEDLCQVLGLAPTAKYESDGGPGCGRMVLAIRTYSSRPGDDLRTFVRALALNWIIGGTDAHAKNFSLLIGAGGRATLAPLYDVASSRP